Proteins encoded within one genomic window of Deltaproteobacteria bacterium:
- the tsaD gene encoding tRNA (adenosine(37)-N6)-threonylcarbamoyltransferase complex transferase subunit TsaD, whose protein sequence is MLVLGIESSCDDTSAAVVEDGTRVRSCVVARQDEFHAKYGGVVPEIASRKHLEVIAAVVREAHARAGIEKSEIGGVAVSQGPGLVGSLIVGLNFAKAYAYAANLPFIGINHVEGHLWASRLGDRPAEPPFVGLVVSGGHTNLYLVDADRSMRLVGRTVDDAAGECFDKVAKMLGLGFPGGAMIDRLAAGGDPEGVDLPRPLIRSGDFRFSFSGLKTAVRTHLERRDMPPEGRDLGDLCASLNAAVVDVLLEKLQVAAREFGVGRVVIAGGVAANRMLRESAARRFEGAGIELSVPDFLFCTDNAAMIAAAGDSLLTAGVRSPWTANAYASIKKVSRDAAS, encoded by the coding sequence ATGCTCGTGTTGGGAATCGAATCCAGTTGCGACGACACCAGCGCCGCCGTCGTGGAAGACGGCACGCGCGTGCGCTCGTGCGTCGTCGCGCGTCAGGACGAATTCCACGCGAAATACGGCGGCGTGGTGCCGGAGATCGCCTCGCGAAAACACCTCGAAGTGATCGCGGCCGTGGTTCGTGAAGCTCACGCGCGGGCCGGAATCGAGAAGAGCGAAATCGGGGGCGTTGCGGTCAGCCAGGGTCCCGGCCTCGTGGGATCGCTCATCGTGGGCCTCAACTTCGCCAAAGCCTACGCCTACGCGGCGAACTTGCCGTTCATCGGAATCAACCACGTCGAGGGGCACCTGTGGGCTTCGCGACTCGGCGACCGTCCGGCCGAGCCGCCGTTCGTCGGTCTCGTCGTCAGCGGCGGGCACACGAATCTGTACTTGGTCGATGCCGACCGGTCCATGCGTCTCGTCGGACGCACCGTGGACGATGCGGCGGGCGAGTGCTTCGATAAGGTCGCGAAGATGCTCGGTCTCGGTTTTCCGGGCGGTGCGATGATCGATCGCCTCGCCGCGGGCGGCGATCCGGAGGGTGTGGACCTGCCGCGCCCGCTGATTCGGTCGGGAGACTTTCGATTCAGCTTTTCCGGGCTCAAGACGGCCGTGCGCACGCACCTCGAACGTCGCGACATGCCCCCCGAGGGACGGGATCTCGGGGATCTTTGCGCGTCGCTCAACGCGGCCGTGGTCGACGTGCTGCTGGAGAAGCTGCAAGTGGCGGCACGGGAATTCGGCGTCGGCCGCGTGGTCATCGCGGGCGGCGTCGCGGCGAACCGCATGCTGCGCGAGTCCGCGGCGCGACGATTCGAGGGCGCTGGAATCGAGCTGTCCGTTCCCGACTTTCTGTTTTGCACGGACAACGCGGCGATGATCGCCGCGGCCGGCGACTCGCTGCTCACCGCCGGAGTTCGCTCGCCGTGGACGGCGAACGCATACGCATCGATCAAGAAGGTTTCGCGCGATGCCGCTTCGTAA
- a CDS encoding S9 family peptidase: MKGSAVHPTRFCSLTWTCVVLAIFALALGTACSAGKNPVSQSEIAPLAPQLIARETFFGNPDIAGVKLSPDGTRISYLAAVDGVLNVWVGPADAPLSAKPVTRDRDRGIRMYFWPYLGDRILYLQDQGGDENWRVYAVDLTTNETRDLTPFDKVQAQIEAVSPKHPDSIVVGLNDRDPEFHDLYRIDLAIGARELIQRNDGYAGFLVDDDYRVRFAVKMREDGGTDYLIAKDGAFEPYMTVGREDSMTTSISGFDKSATSIYLIDSRGRNTAALTSVDLATGAAKTIYENARADVSGVMAHPTEKTIQAAASTYERTEWTILDESIRPDMQRLRAKLAGDIEVIDGTLDDRRWIVVDLADDGPVRYYLFDRDSGEIRFLFANRKALESLPLVHMHPVQVTTRDGLTLVNYLSLPRETDSDGDGRPDRPVPMVVSVHGGPWAREEWGYNPWHQWLANRGYAVLDVNFRGSTGFGKAFLNAGDGEWAGKMHDDVIDSVRWAIEGKIAMPDRIAIMGGSYGGYATLVGLAFTPDVFACGVDIVGPSNLITLIETIPPYWKPMMDMFTTRVGDPRTPEGRALLTARSPLTHADKIRKPLLIAQGANDPRVKQAESDQIVDSMTKNGIGVTYVLYPDEGHGFAKPKNRMSFYAVTDAFLGQCLGGRYEPVGDDFGGSSIEIRHGSELVPGLPANPNP; this comes from the coding sequence ATGAAAGGATCGGCCGTGCATCCAACCCGATTTTGCTCGTTGACCTGGACTTGCGTTGTCCTGGCGATTTTCGCTCTTGCGCTCGGAACGGCCTGCTCGGCGGGAAAAAATCCGGTGTCGCAAAGCGAGATCGCGCCGTTGGCTCCGCAGCTCATCGCGCGCGAGACCTTTTTCGGAAATCCCGACATTGCGGGCGTCAAACTCAGCCCCGACGGCACGCGGATCAGCTACCTCGCCGCGGTCGACGGCGTGCTCAACGTCTGGGTGGGACCCGCCGATGCGCCGTTATCGGCCAAGCCGGTGACGCGGGATCGCGATCGCGGCATTCGCATGTACTTCTGGCCGTACCTCGGCGACCGCATCCTGTATCTGCAGGATCAGGGCGGCGACGAGAACTGGCGCGTTTACGCGGTCGATCTGACGACGAACGAAACGCGCGATCTGACACCGTTCGACAAGGTTCAGGCACAAATCGAAGCGGTGAGTCCGAAGCATCCCGACTCGATCGTCGTCGGTCTCAACGATCGCGATCCCGAGTTTCACGATCTCTACCGGATCGACCTCGCGATCGGCGCACGCGAGTTGATTCAGCGAAATGACGGCTATGCGGGATTTTTGGTGGATGACGATTACCGGGTGCGTTTCGCGGTGAAGATGCGAGAGGACGGCGGGACGGACTACCTGATTGCGAAGGACGGCGCGTTTGAACCGTACATGACGGTGGGACGCGAAGACTCGATGACAACCAGCATCTCCGGATTCGACAAATCGGCCACGTCGATCTATCTGATCGACAGCCGCGGGCGCAACACGGCCGCGCTCACGAGCGTGGATCTGGCGACGGGCGCTGCGAAGACGATCTACGAAAACGCGCGCGCCGACGTGAGCGGCGTGATGGCGCATCCCACGGAAAAGACGATCCAGGCGGCGGCGTCCACGTACGAGCGCACCGAGTGGACGATCCTCGACGAGTCCATCCGGCCGGACATGCAGCGGCTGCGCGCCAAGCTTGCGGGCGACATTGAAGTGATCGACGGTACGCTCGACGACCGGCGGTGGATCGTCGTCGATCTCGCGGACGACGGGCCCGTGCGTTACTACCTCTTCGATCGCGACTCGGGCGAGATTCGGTTTCTCTTCGCCAACCGCAAGGCCCTCGAGTCCCTGCCGCTCGTCCACATGCACCCCGTGCAGGTGACGACGCGCGACGGCCTGACACTCGTGAACTACCTGTCACTCCCGCGCGAGACCGACTCCGACGGCGATGGCCGACCCGACCGGCCCGTGCCTATGGTCGTTTCGGTGCACGGCGGACCTTGGGCGCGCGAGGAGTGGGGCTACAACCCGTGGCACCAGTGGCTCGCGAATCGCGGTTACGCCGTGCTCGACGTGAACTTCCGAGGCTCGACCGGCTTCGGCAAGGCGTTTCTGAACGCGGGCGACGGCGAGTGGGCGGGCAAAATGCACGACGACGTGATCGATTCGGTCCGGTGGGCGATCGAGGGCAAAATCGCCATGCCCGACCGGATCGCGATCATGGGCGGCAGCTACGGCGGTTACGCCACGCTCGTCGGTCTGGCTTTCACGCCCGACGTCTTCGCGTGCGGCGTGGACATCGTCGGTCCCTCGAACCTCATCACGCTGATCGAGACGATTCCGCCGTACTGGAAACCGATGATGGATATGTTCACGACCCGCGTGGGCGATCCTCGTACGCCCGAGGGCCGCGCGCTGCTGACCGCGCGTTCACCGCTCACGCATGCGGATAAGATCCGCAAGCCGCTCCTGATCGCGCAGGGGGCGAACGATCCGCGCGTCAAGCAGGCCGAATCGGATCAGATTGTCGACTCGATGACGAAAAACGGCATCGGCGTGACGTACGTGCTATATCCGGACGAGGGGCACGGCTTCGCCAAGCCGAAGAACCGCATGTCGTTTTATGCGGTGACCGACGCGTTTCTGGGCCAGTGCCTGGGTGGTCGTTACGAACCGGTGGGCGACGATTTCGGGGGTTCGAGCATCGAGATCCGCCACGGATCGGAGCTGGTGCCGGGGTTGCCCGCGAATCCGAATCCCTGA
- a CDS encoding pantoate--beta-alanine ligase: MRVIRSAREMQRAADEIRVSGRRIAFVPTMGYLHEGHATLLRRGRELGDVLVLSIFVNPTQFGAGEDLDRYPRDFERDHALALRELTDIIFYPDTKDMYPSGYQTEVRVRKVSEPLCGLSRPVHFAGVATVCAKLFNIVKPHVAIFGEKDFQQSLVVDRLVRDLNLDVEIVPHATVREPDGLAMSSRNVYLTPEEREQAGALNTALQRVKRLVDSGERRAAAVMATIDEELAKAPLGRLDYAEARSLPDLDEVGENIKGPTLLALAVFFSRARLIDNVVLLREQWNSAPSAQNGRPATGANS; the protein is encoded by the coding sequence ATCCGGGTGATCCGCTCCGCGCGCGAAATGCAACGCGCGGCGGACGAGATTCGCGTGTCCGGTCGACGAATCGCATTCGTGCCCACCATGGGCTACCTGCACGAGGGCCACGCGACCCTGCTGCGTCGCGGGCGCGAACTCGGCGATGTTCTCGTGCTGTCGATCTTCGTGAATCCCACGCAATTCGGAGCGGGTGAAGACCTCGACCGCTACCCGCGCGACTTCGAGCGCGATCACGCGCTCGCCTTGCGGGAACTCACGGACATCATCTTCTATCCCGATACCAAGGACATGTATCCCAGCGGTTACCAGACCGAGGTCCGCGTGCGAAAGGTCAGCGAGCCCCTGTGCGGACTGTCGCGGCCGGTGCACTTCGCGGGCGTTGCCACGGTCTGCGCAAAGCTCTTCAACATCGTCAAACCGCATGTCGCGATCTTCGGCGAGAAAGACTTCCAGCAATCTCTCGTCGTGGACCGCCTCGTTCGCGACCTGAATCTGGATGTCGAGATCGTTCCGCACGCCACGGTGCGCGAGCCGGACGGACTCGCCATGAGCAGCCGCAACGTCTATCTGACGCCCGAGGAGCGCGAGCAGGCTGGCGCGCTGAACACCGCGTTGCAGCGCGTGAAACGGCTGGTCGATTCGGGCGAGCGCCGCGCGGCGGCGGTCATGGCGACGATCGACGAGGAACTCGCCAAGGCCCCGCTGGGGCGGCTCGATTATGCCGAGGCGCGAAGTCTGCCCGACCTTGACGAGGTCGGTGAGAATATCAAGGGACCGACACTGCTGGCGCTGGCCGTATTCTTTTCGAGGGCGCGCCTGATCGACAACGTCGTGCTCCTTCGCGAGCAATGGAACAGCGCGCCAAGCGCACAGAACGGCCGACCGGCCACGGGAGCGAATTCATGA
- a CDS encoding signal peptidase I: protein MEIVALLIQLAILAFFVVVGWKIFVKAGEPGWAAIVPIYNIIVFLKIIGKPVWWIVLFLIPIVNFVIAIIASIELAKCFGKSTGFGVGLAFLGFIFAPILAFGDATYQGPASA from the coding sequence ATGGAAATCGTTGCCCTTTTGATCCAGCTCGCGATCCTGGCCTTTTTCGTCGTCGTCGGTTGGAAGATCTTCGTCAAGGCCGGCGAGCCCGGCTGGGCGGCGATCGTGCCGATCTACAACATCATCGTGTTCCTCAAGATCATCGGCAAGCCGGTGTGGTGGATCGTCCTGTTCCTCATCCCGATCGTCAATTTCGTCATCGCCATCATCGCGTCGATCGAGCTCGCCAAGTGCTTCGGCAAGAGCACGGGCTTCGGCGTCGGACTCGCGTTCCTCGGCTTCATCTTCGCGCCGATTCTGGCGTTCGGCGACGCGACCTATCAGGGCCCCGCGTCGGCATAA
- the rsmA gene encoding ribosomal RNA small subunit methyltransferase A, with product MTSHLDLLRARDIRLKASLGQNLLMDANLCEKIVREARLAPGDAVLEIGPGTGALTEKLLEARARVLAVETDGRLIPLLAERFGSDENFRLVHQDFLRFPRETLDEWRGGRAVAVVANLPYYNSSQIIFRLLEWRDALLAAILTLQLELAERVAAPPGGKDYGILSVRVQAVTAAHRLFNLPAHVFFPKPNVESAVLRLDFSRRSLPVDLDEKQFAKCVKTAFGARRKTLANALSQAYERGEVLAALAACGIDPIRRAETLALAEFFSLSRALGTSRDGGQNTANSGAGGDES from the coding sequence ATGACGTCGCACCTCGATCTCCTCCGCGCGCGCGATATCCGTCTCAAGGCGTCGCTCGGCCAGAATCTGCTGATGGATGCCAACTTGTGCGAGAAGATCGTCCGCGAGGCCCGGCTCGCGCCCGGCGACGCCGTGCTCGAAATCGGCCCCGGAACCGGCGCGTTGACCGAGAAGCTGCTCGAGGCGCGCGCGCGCGTGCTCGCGGTCGAGACCGACGGCCGCTTGATCCCCCTGCTCGCCGAGCGATTCGGAAGCGACGAAAACTTCCGACTCGTTCACCAGGACTTTCTCCGATTTCCTCGAGAAACTTTGGACGAATGGCGTGGGGGGCGGGCGGTCGCGGTTGTCGCCAACCTGCCCTACTACAACTCTTCGCAAATCATCTTTCGCCTGCTCGAATGGCGTGACGCGCTTCTCGCGGCCATTCTTACCCTGCAACTCGAACTCGCCGAGCGCGTCGCGGCCCCGCCGGGCGGCAAGGACTACGGAATCTTGTCCGTTCGCGTACAGGCGGTCACGGCGGCTCATCGACTGTTCAACCTTCCGGCCCACGTCTTTTTTCCGAAGCCGAATGTGGAAAGCGCTGTCCTGCGACTCGATTTTTCGCGCCGGAGCCTTCCGGTCGACCTGGATGAAAAGCAATTCGCGAAATGCGTGAAGACGGCATTTGGCGCGCGCCGAAAAACGCTCGCCAATGCCCTTTCCCAGGCATACGAACGTGGCGAGGTGCTGGCGGCTCTCGCGGCGTGCGGGATCGACCCGATCCGCCGGGCGGAAACGCTTGCCCTCGCCGAGTTTTTTAGCCTCTCCCGCGCGCTGGGGACATCGCGCGATGGCGGGCAAAACACGGCAAATTCCGGCGCCGGCGGCGACGAGTCTTGA
- a CDS encoding OmpA family protein: protein MQARSRVVWTACFALVLTMAMAGCADKEYPAELTAAKAAVADAKAEGAADSCPDEYGSAEAALKKAEALYDEGEDDEMKATALESSKLAQIAEDCASGKKATAPSTLLEGELPEELAKYQESILFDFNSNTIRPSEAAKLKGIANFIKQQQENTKFWVILTCHADRPGSPQENFFLSKRRGIVVRNFLMDQGVDKDRVLVQPMGEYLAASKQGKDNMNQDFRKVVFTLYPYKALPGQVEGSPFIPGAYNYYSGAFKTSK, encoded by the coding sequence ATGCAGGCCCGAAGCCGTGTAGTCTGGACCGCCTGTTTCGCCTTGGTGCTAACCATGGCCATGGCGGGGTGCGCCGACAAGGAATATCCCGCGGAACTCACCGCGGCAAAGGCCGCCGTGGCCGACGCCAAAGCCGAAGGCGCTGCCGATTCGTGCCCGGACGAGTACGGTTCCGCCGAAGCCGCGCTGAAAAAGGCCGAGGCGCTGTACGACGAGGGTGAGGACGACGAGATGAAGGCCACCGCGCTGGAGTCGTCGAAACTCGCGCAGATCGCCGAGGACTGCGCCAGCGGCAAAAAGGCGACCGCGCCGAGTACGCTGCTCGAAGGCGAACTTCCCGAGGAACTCGCGAAGTATCAGGAATCGATCCTCTTCGATTTCAATTCCAACACGATTCGCCCATCCGAGGCCGCCAAGCTCAAGGGCATCGCGAACTTCATCAAGCAGCAGCAGGAAAATACGAAGTTTTGGGTGATCCTGACCTGCCACGCCGATCGCCCCGGCAGCCCGCAGGAGAACTTCTTCCTGAGCAAGCGGCGCGGCATTGTCGTGCGCAATTTCCTGATGGATCAGGGCGTCGATAAAGACCGCGTTCTCGTCCAGCCGATGGGCGAATACCTCGCCGCGTCGAAACAGGGCAAGGACAACATGAATCAGGACTTCCGAAAGGTCGTCTTCACGCTGTATCCGTACAAGGCGCTTCCCGGCCAGGTCGAGGGCAGCCCCTTCATCCCGGGTGCGTACAACTACTATTCCGGAGCCTTCAAGACCTCGAAGTAA
- a CDS encoding aspartate 1-decarboxylase has product MNRTMLKSKIHRATITMADLNYEGSIAIDTDLLTAADILAFEKVAVWNITNGNRFETYAIEERAGSGMICVNGAAARLVSPGDKIIIASWVELGDAEAKAHEPKLVFVDDHNVPLAPKKSLKSV; this is encoded by the coding sequence ATGAATCGCACCATGCTCAAGAGCAAGATCCACCGCGCCACGATCACGATGGCCGATCTGAATTACGAGGGATCGATCGCGATCGACACCGATCTGCTGACGGCGGCGGATATCCTGGCGTTCGAAAAGGTCGCGGTGTGGAACATCACCAACGGCAACCGATTCGAGACGTACGCCATTGAGGAGCGCGCCGGTTCGGGAATGATCTGCGTGAACGGCGCGGCGGCCCGCCTCGTCTCGCCCGGCGACAAGATCATCATCGCGTCGTGGGTGGAATTGGGTGATGCGGAAGCGAAAGCCCACGAACCCAAGCTCGTCTTCGTCGACGACCACAACGTGCCGCTCGCTCCGAAAAAGTCGCTCAAGAGCGTTTAG
- a CDS encoding deoxynucleoside kinase, whose product MTQPRYIVVEGPIGVGKSSLVRMLGERLDARMIFEQVEENPFLEGFYRDPRKYAFQAQLFFLLSRYGQQRELVQQELFAQHTVSDYLFAKDRIFAYLNLTEHELALYERIYRLLEIEVAKPDLVVFLVADPKVLLKRIRIRNHPYEQRLGLEYLEQLTNAYSKFFFAYDESPLLVVNTSRMDFVNNPRDFDALMSEIENHTKGTKHFIPLGSR is encoded by the coding sequence ATGACGCAACCGCGCTACATCGTGGTCGAGGGACCGATCGGGGTTGGCAAGTCCAGCCTGGTTCGCATGCTCGGCGAGCGTCTCGATGCGCGCATGATTTTTGAGCAGGTCGAGGAGAATCCATTTCTTGAGGGATTTTACCGCGATCCGCGCAAATACGCGTTTCAGGCGCAGCTCTTCTTCCTGCTCTCCCGATACGGCCAGCAGCGCGAACTCGTTCAGCAGGAACTTTTCGCGCAGCACACCGTGAGCGACTACCTGTTCGCCAAGGATCGGATCTTTGCGTATCTGAATCTGACCGAGCACGAACTGGCGCTGTATGAGCGCATCTACCGCCTGCTTGAGATCGAGGTGGCGAAGCCGGATCTGGTGGTCTTTCTGGTGGCGGACCCCAAGGTCCTCCTCAAACGGATCCGGATTCGCAACCATCCCTACGAGCAGCGGTTGGGCTTGGAGTATTTGGAGCAGCTCACCAACGCGTACAGCAAGTTTTTCTTTGCGTACGACGAGAGCCCGCTCCTGGTGGTCAATACCTCGAGGATGGACTTCGTCAACAACCCGAGGGATTTCGACGCGCTGATGAGCGAGATCGAAAACCACACGAAAGGAACGAAGCATTTTATTCCGCTTGGATCCCGCTGA
- a CDS encoding DUF2062 domain-containing protein: protein MPLRKAWARFRETFLSLRGSPNYIAFSFAVGMVIAFCPFFGLHTVLSAIVAIAFRLNFPATYLAAWLSNPLTIAFFLAAEYETGRVFLGWERVRLPHSEITIDALKSTGWSLIAPLLIGWAILGMLSGVASFPLVRGAIIKARSRKSEPNPETGP from the coding sequence ATGCCGCTTCGTAAAGCGTGGGCGCGATTTCGAGAAACATTCCTCTCCCTGCGCGGATCGCCCAATTACATCGCGTTCAGTTTCGCCGTGGGCATGGTCATCGCGTTCTGCCCGTTTTTCGGCCTCCATACGGTGCTGAGCGCCATCGTGGCGATCGCGTTCCGCCTGAATTTTCCGGCCACCTATCTGGCCGCGTGGCTCTCGAACCCGCTCACGATCGCGTTTTTTCTCGCCGCCGAGTACGAAACCGGGCGCGTCTTTCTGGGCTGGGAGCGCGTTCGTCTCCCCCATTCCGAGATCACCATCGATGCGCTCAAGTCCACGGGCTGGTCGCTGATCGCGCCCCTGCTGATCGGATGGGCGATTCTCGGCATGCTCTCCGGTGTCGCGTCGTTTCCGTTGGTACGCGGCGCCATTATCAAGGCCCGGTCGCGGAAATCCGAGCCGAACCCGGAAACGGGTCCATGA
- a CDS encoding sulfatase, protein MKTPVRSAVRTRAAALVVLALGAVFAACGAKSDRPNIVLISIDTLRADQLGEYGNEGRFTPVLDELAKRGVRFAQARTTAPWTLPSHASAFTGVFPTDHRAIDDRMKIRGDAPMLTEILHDAGYRTAGFVTHYYVGEDYGFKRGFDEFTRREEAPADQMVDLATRWLRENTGRKPVFLFLHLFDPHTPYTPPPSLRVKHVAEGLPQLRGDTAGVMDAVHGRGDPKTVDGLKALYQAEIESVDQTLGRLFQAIERVELKNTIVVLMADHGEEFLDHQMMEHGFTLYDEQLRVPLLVAWPDHLPAGTVVDTPVSLIDVMPTIVDLAGAPPPAGIAGKSLAPIMRDPAAKVALADRVLISETTRLGPDRVSVVKDGWKYIYSPTFRLNDREVGERLFDLTADPHEKNDLVKTQPERAKSLVKAIFDTGLYVKRRQFSVFFSGTSDPHKYLGTLRTAGSFIAANKDNIILDTDAKRQLVTLEFGLKKEEKRLQFLALGKDGNNGVTFIQEPENSELRFDLLVDDQRDTAKVAIGAGTKPSAIPFVVPAELAGSRSFTPGGGFTIWCDEVLVNAHVLTRFEVGDQLEMSPEMVEKLKSLGYIDEGGAIRKGVSNETKSPDASSDVPGTGAIEYRCTPLPF, encoded by the coding sequence ATGAAAACCCCAGTTCGATCCGCCGTGCGGACGCGGGCGGCGGCGCTCGTCGTGCTGGCGCTCGGGGCGGTGTTCGCCGCGTGCGGAGCGAAATCCGACCGACCGAATATCGTGCTCATTTCGATCGACACCCTGCGGGCCGACCAACTCGGAGAGTACGGCAACGAGGGGCGCTTCACGCCGGTGCTGGACGAACTCGCGAAACGGGGCGTGCGTTTCGCGCAGGCGAGAACGACCGCGCCGTGGACGCTGCCCAGTCACGCCTCCGCGTTCACGGGCGTCTTTCCCACGGATCACCGGGCCATCGATGACCGCATGAAGATTCGCGGCGACGCGCCGATGCTCACCGAGATCCTTCACGACGCCGGCTACCGCACGGCGGGATTCGTCACGCACTACTACGTCGGCGAAGACTACGGTTTCAAACGCGGGTTCGACGAATTCACGCGTCGCGAGGAAGCGCCCGCGGACCAGATGGTGGATCTCGCGACGCGCTGGCTGCGCGAAAACACGGGACGCAAGCCGGTCTTCCTGTTTTTACACCTCTTCGATCCGCATACGCCGTACACGCCACCGCCGTCGCTGCGCGTCAAGCACGTCGCCGAAGGGCTGCCGCAACTGCGCGGCGACACCGCCGGGGTCATGGATGCCGTGCACGGTCGCGGAGATCCGAAAACCGTGGACGGCCTGAAGGCGCTCTATCAGGCCGAAATCGAATCCGTCGATCAGACACTGGGGCGTCTGTTTCAGGCCATCGAACGCGTCGAGCTGAAAAACACCATCGTCGTGCTCATGGCGGATCATGGCGAGGAGTTCCTCGACCACCAGATGATGGAGCACGGATTCACACTCTACGATGAACAACTCCGGGTTCCGCTGCTGGTCGCCTGGCCCGACCATCTGCCCGCGGGAACGGTGGTCGATACGCCGGTCAGCCTGATCGACGTGATGCCGACTATCGTGGATCTCGCGGGCGCGCCGCCGCCGGCGGGCATTGCGGGAAAGTCGCTTGCGCCGATCATGCGCGATCCGGCGGCAAAGGTCGCACTCGCGGACCGCGTGCTGATTTCCGAAACGACGCGGCTCGGGCCCGACCGCGTGAGCGTCGTGAAGGACGGGTGGAAATACATCTACTCGCCGACATTTCGCCTCAACGACCGCGAAGTGGGCGAGCGGCTCTTCGATTTGACGGCGGACCCGCACGAGAAAAACGACTTGGTGAAGACGCAGCCGGAACGCGCGAAGAGCCTCGTCAAGGCAATCTTCGACACGGGACTCTACGTGAAGCGACGGCAGTTCTCGGTGTTTTTCTCGGGCACCTCCGATCCTCACAAATATCTGGGCACGCTGCGAACGGCGGGGTCCTTCATCGCGGCGAACAAGGACAACATCATCCTCGACACCGACGCGAAGCGCCAACTCGTGACGCTCGAATTCGGCTTGAAGAAAGAGGAAAAGCGTCTGCAATTTCTCGCCCTGGGCAAGGACGGGAACAACGGCGTGACCTTCATTCAGGAACCGGAGAATTCGGAACTGCGTTTCGATCTGCTGGTCGATGACCAACGCGACACCGCGAAAGTCGCGATCGGCGCGGGCACGAAACCAAGCGCGATCCCCTTCGTCGTGCCGGCCGAACTCGCGGGCTCTCGATCGTTCACCCCCGGCGGCGGATTCACGATCTGGTGTGACGAGGTGCTGGTGAACGCGCATGTGCTGACGCGCTTCGAGGTCGGAGATCAGCTCGAGATGAGCCCGGAGATGGTCGAAAAACTCAAATCGCTCGGCTACATCGACGAGGGCGGCGCGATCCGGAAGGGCGTTTCGAACGAAACGAAGTCGCCCGATGCGTCCTCGGACGTGCCCGGAACCGGCGCGATCGAATATCGCTGCACGCCGCTGCCGTTCTAA
- the obgE gene encoding GTPase ObgE: MDFVDEVKIFVKSGDGGHGCISFRREKFVPRGGPDGGNGGKGGDVVIVADLQSMNLYDLRHKKHHRAKRGGNGGGADCHGRDGEECVIHVPPGTVIFNDDKSEILADLEEFGARFVAAKGGRGGKGNAFFTSSTNRAPRMAQDGEEGEERWLLLELKAIADVGLLGFPSVGKSTLITAISAARPKIAPYPFTTLVPHLGAVDRDPTRRFIVADIPGLIEGAHQGIGLGLKFLRHIERTRVLIHVLDMDRHSGREPVSDFDVLNEELRSYKETLLDKPQIVAANKCDLPEAAERLKKTVAAFRRRKRKVFAISAKDGTGLAELLDEVERVLSEPDRPPARRRSPKRS; encoded by the coding sequence ATGGATTTTGTCGACGAGGTAAAAATTTTCGTGAAGTCGGGCGATGGCGGCCACGGCTGCATATCGTTTCGTCGCGAGAAGTTCGTACCGCGCGGCGGTCCCGACGGCGGCAATGGCGGGAAGGGCGGCGATGTCGTCATCGTCGCCGACCTGCAATCGATGAATCTCTACGATTTGCGACACAAGAAGCACCATCGCGCGAAACGCGGCGGCAACGGCGGCGGCGCCGACTGCCACGGTCGCGACGGCGAGGAGTGCGTTATTCACGTGCCTCCGGGCACGGTGATTTTCAACGACGACAAATCGGAAATCCTTGCGGACCTCGAGGAGTTTGGCGCTCGCTTCGTTGCGGCGAAGGGCGGGCGCGGCGGGAAGGGCAACGCCTTTTTCACGTCGTCCACCAATCGTGCGCCGCGCATGGCGCAGGACGGAGAAGAGGGCGAGGAGCGATGGCTCCTGCTCGAACTCAAGGCCATCGCGGACGTCGGCCTGCTGGGGTTTCCCTCGGTCGGCAAGAGCACGCTCATCACGGCGATTTCGGCCGCGCGCCCGAAGATCGCGCCGTATCCGTTCACGACGCTCGTTCCGCATCTCGGTGCGGTCGATCGCGACCCGACGCGGCGATTCATCGTCGCCGACATCCCTGGGCTCATCGAAGGCGCGCATCAGGGTATCGGGCTGGGTTTGAAATTCCTTCGACACATCGAACGCACCCGGGTGCTGATCCACGTGCTCGACATGGACCGGCACTCGGGCCGCGAGCCGGTATCGGACTTCGATGTGCTGAACGAAGAGCTGCGATCGTACAAGGAGACGTTGCTCGACAAGCCGCAGATCGTCGCGGCGAACAAATGCGATCTGCCGGAGGCGGCCGAGCGCCTGAAGAAAACCGTGGCGGCGTTTCGGCGACGAAAACGGAAGGTGTTTGCCATCAGCGCAAAGGACGGCACGGGCTTGGCCGAGCTGCTCGACGAGGTGGAGCGGGTGCTCTCCGAGCCGGATCGCCCGCCCGCGCGGAGAAGATCGCCTAAACGCTCTTGA